Proteins encoded by one window of Streptacidiphilus sp. PB12-B1b:
- a CDS encoding amidohydrolase family protein, translated as MATEDTPPDGEAERVTAFWRELGLPGLVDVHTHFMPDRVLDKVWAYFDAAGPLVGRSWPITYRMREEQRLEVLRSFGVRAFTAMLYPHKPAMAAWLNAWAADFAARTPDCLHTATFFPEPEAADYVEQAVRQGARVFKAHVQVGGYDPNDALLEPVWGLLAEAGVPVVAHCGSGPVPGKHTGPEPIARLLARHPRLRLVVAHMGMPEYGDFLDLAARHPGVRLDTTMAFTDFSEATAPFPPSELPRLADFGDRILFGSDYPNLPYPYLHALEALARLDLGRDWLRAVCHDNAAALFGPAPAAPRTEGTDTAEV; from the coding sequence ATGGCGACCGAGGACACGCCGCCGGACGGCGAGGCCGAGCGGGTCACGGCGTTCTGGCGGGAGCTGGGACTGCCGGGGCTCGTCGATGTTCACACCCACTTCATGCCCGACCGGGTGCTGGACAAGGTCTGGGCCTACTTCGACGCGGCCGGGCCGCTGGTCGGGCGGAGCTGGCCGATCACCTACCGGATGCGGGAGGAGCAGCGGCTGGAGGTGCTGCGCTCGTTCGGGGTCCGGGCCTTCACCGCCATGCTCTACCCGCACAAGCCTGCCATGGCCGCCTGGCTCAACGCCTGGGCCGCCGACTTCGCCGCCCGCACCCCGGACTGCCTGCACACCGCGACCTTCTTCCCCGAGCCGGAGGCCGCCGACTACGTCGAGCAGGCGGTGCGGCAGGGCGCGCGGGTGTTCAAGGCGCATGTGCAGGTCGGCGGCTACGACCCCAACGACGCGCTGCTGGAGCCGGTGTGGGGGCTGCTGGCCGAGGCCGGGGTGCCGGTGGTGGCCCACTGCGGCTCGGGGCCGGTGCCGGGGAAGCACACCGGCCCCGAGCCGATCGCCCGGCTGCTGGCCCGGCACCCCCGGCTGCGGCTGGTCGTCGCCCACATGGGGATGCCGGAGTACGGCGACTTCCTCGACCTCGCGGCCCGCCACCCCGGCGTACGGCTGGACACCACCATGGCCTTCACCGACTTCAGCGAGGCGACGGCGCCGTTCCCGCCGTCCGAGCTGCCCAGGCTGGCCGACTTCGGCGACCGCATCCTGTTCGGCAGCGACTACCCCAACCTCCCCTACCCCTACCTGCACGCGCTGGAGGCGCTGGCCCGGCTCGACCTGGGCCGGGACTGGCTGCGGGCGGTCTGCCACGACAACGCCGCCGCCCTGTTCGGGCCCGCCCCGGCCGCGCCCCGGACGGAGGGGACGGACACGGCCGAGGTGTGA
- a CDS encoding SAM-dependent methyltransferase, whose amino-acid sequence MAEGSTYPEPQGRDQGRLDTGIPHIARVYDYWLGGKDNYAVDREVAEKVIATGNPVTHNVRANRAFLGRAVHYLAAEAGIRQFLDLGTGLPSADNTHEVAQRVDPQARIVYADNDPIVLVHARALLTGSPSGATTYIHADVRDTEKILLEARSTLDFDQPIAVVMAGLMHCIPDEDDPAGLVATVLSEVVSGSYLALSQPAADINGLAMARTGAVMDRLMPAKITYRTRDQVARFFEGTELLEPGLVPAPSWRPAPGADTAPRSVWAGVGRKP is encoded by the coding sequence ATGGCAGAGGGTTCGACGTATCCGGAGCCGCAGGGCCGGGACCAGGGTCGGCTCGACACCGGCATACCCCACATCGCCCGGGTGTACGACTACTGGCTCGGCGGCAAGGACAACTACGCGGTGGACCGCGAGGTCGCCGAGAAGGTCATCGCCACCGGCAACCCGGTGACCCACAACGTGCGCGCCAACCGGGCCTTCCTCGGCCGGGCGGTGCACTACCTGGCCGCGGAGGCCGGGATCCGGCAGTTCCTGGACCTGGGCACCGGGCTCCCCTCGGCCGACAACACCCACGAGGTGGCCCAGCGGGTCGACCCCCAGGCGCGGATCGTCTACGCCGACAACGACCCGATCGTGCTGGTCCACGCCCGGGCGCTGCTGACCGGCAGCCCGTCCGGGGCCACCACCTACATCCACGCCGACGTCCGGGACACCGAGAAGATCCTGCTGGAGGCGCGCTCGACGCTGGACTTCGACCAGCCGATCGCGGTGGTCATGGCGGGGCTGATGCACTGCATCCCGGACGAGGACGATCCGGCGGGCCTGGTCGCCACCGTGCTGTCCGAGGTGGTCTCCGGCAGCTACCTGGCGCTGTCCCAGCCGGCCGCCGACATCAACGGCCTCGCCATGGCCCGGACCGGCGCGGTGATGGACCGGCTGATGCCGGCCAAGATCACCTACCGCACCCGTGACCAGGTCGCCCGCTTCTTCGAGGGCACCGAGCTGCTCGAGCCGGGCCTGGTGCCCGCCCCCTCCTGGCGGCCCGCCCCCGGCGCGGACACCGCCCCTCGCTCGGTCTGGGCCGGCGTCGGCCGCAAGCCCTGA
- a CDS encoding phosphatase PAP2 family protein has product MKSDHAYLTRESDDGSARSSGTEPEGTVGVAPPAPASAQDGAAEPRRRWWRRKWGWEVLLVLYAIYDGSRLLVHTSLLQAQHHGDAILRLERRLHLSPERTLNHLFATHAWLGVPADFVYASLHYVITVAVLFWVWRSHRDHYRMARTWLGLATLLGVVGFVAFPTAPPRLLGSSYHFTDILAEHSTVGWWGTGGGGTPRGLADMSNEFAAMPSLHVGWALWCGLLVFLHARHRLVRLLGLVYPFAIAFVVMGTGNHYLLDCVIGALVALVSLWATPPLLRWSDQAGRAARRGLHRLVRR; this is encoded by the coding sequence ATGAAGAGCGATCACGCATACCTCACCCGTGAGTCCGACGACGGGTCGGCACGCAGCTCCGGCACCGAGCCGGAGGGCACGGTCGGTGTCGCGCCCCCGGCCCCGGCCTCCGCGCAGGACGGGGCGGCCGAGCCGCGCCGCCGGTGGTGGCGCCGCAAGTGGGGCTGGGAGGTGCTGTTGGTCCTGTACGCGATATACGACGGCAGCCGCCTGCTGGTGCACACCAGCCTGCTGCAGGCGCAGCACCACGGGGACGCCATCCTCCGGCTGGAGCGCCGACTGCACCTCAGCCCGGAGCGGACGCTGAACCACCTGTTCGCCACCCATGCCTGGCTGGGCGTGCCGGCGGACTTCGTCTACGCCTCACTGCACTATGTGATCACCGTCGCGGTGCTGTTCTGGGTGTGGCGCTCGCACCGCGACCACTACCGCATGGCCCGGACCTGGCTGGGCCTGGCCACGCTGCTCGGGGTCGTCGGCTTCGTCGCCTTCCCGACCGCGCCGCCGCGGCTGCTGGGCTCCTCGTACCACTTCACCGACATCCTGGCGGAGCACTCCACAGTCGGCTGGTGGGGCACCGGCGGCGGCGGCACCCCGCGCGGGCTGGCCGACATGAGCAACGAGTTCGCGGCCATGCCCAGCCTGCACGTGGGCTGGGCGCTCTGGTGCGGCCTGCTGGTCTTCCTGCACGCCCGGCACCGGCTGGTGCGCCTCCTCGGCCTGGTGTACCCCTTTGCCATCGCGTTCGTGGTGATGGGCACCGGCAACCACTACCTGCTGGACTGCGTGATCGGCGCGCTGGTGGCGCTGGTCAGCCTGTGGGCCACCCCGCCGCTGCTGCGCTGGAGCGACCAGGCCGGGCGGGCGGCGCGGCGCGGGCTGCACCGGCTGGTCCGCCGCTGA
- a CDS encoding APC family permease, with protein sequence MSTMDVPAEREGAGPGGAAPPTAPQTRSGAQGRRVSAPAPRMTWITLALMTTSSVASLRSAPTMAVYGLACVFLYLLPALVFLLPTALVSAELASGWEGGVYRWVSEGLSRPLGFLAVWCQFAMTIFYYPSLLAYVASTIAYVINPRLASNGLYTAIVIMVLYWTGVWVSSRGTGAVAGLSSFGLVIGTLIPGTLLVVLGLVFLGQGNSSAAPMNAGNILPPWAGLASLVLIVNNFLSYSGMEMNAVHVSSLRKPAREFPRSMFLASGLVLLIFILPALAISWVVPAAQLSLTAGVMQAFDSFFAYFHVGWLTPVIAVALIAASLGGMLTWLAGPSKGLLLISRQEGYLPPFLQRLNKNGVQQNILVTQGVVTTVIALAYALIPDVSSAYWIFSVITTQVYLIVYLLMFAAAIRLRRTQPDHPRGYRAPALTVLSSVGLLASAAAMAIGFVPSSQFGGGSAWRYVAIVGGGLVVLGLVIPYLFLRLRKPEWKLDRDAAPEVAR encoded by the coding sequence GTGAGCACCATGGACGTCCCGGCCGAGCGGGAGGGAGCCGGTCCGGGCGGGGCAGCTCCGCCGACGGCCCCGCAGACCCGGTCCGGCGCCCAGGGCCGACGGGTATCGGCGCCCGCGCCGCGGATGACCTGGATCACCCTGGCGCTGATGACCACCAGCTCGGTGGCCAGCCTGCGGTCCGCCCCGACCATGGCCGTGTACGGCCTGGCCTGCGTCTTCCTGTACCTGCTGCCCGCGCTGGTGTTCCTGCTGCCGACCGCCCTGGTCTCGGCCGAGCTGGCCTCCGGCTGGGAAGGCGGGGTCTACCGCTGGGTGTCGGAGGGGCTGTCCCGGCCGCTGGGCTTCCTGGCGGTGTGGTGCCAGTTCGCCATGACGATCTTCTACTACCCGAGCCTGCTCGCCTACGTGGCCAGCACCATCGCCTACGTGATCAATCCCAGGCTGGCCAGCAACGGCCTGTACACCGCGATCGTGATCATGGTGCTGTACTGGACCGGCGTCTGGGTCTCCTCGCGCGGGACCGGCGCGGTGGCCGGGCTCTCCTCATTCGGGCTGGTCATCGGCACGCTGATCCCGGGCACCCTGCTGGTCGTGCTCGGCCTGGTCTTCCTGGGCCAGGGCAACAGCTCGGCCGCGCCGATGAACGCCGGGAACATCCTGCCGCCCTGGGCCGGGCTGGCCAGCCTGGTGCTGATCGTCAACAACTTCCTCAGCTACTCCGGCATGGAGATGAACGCGGTCCACGTCTCCTCGCTGCGCAAGCCGGCCCGGGAGTTCCCGCGCTCGATGTTCCTCGCCTCCGGCCTGGTGCTGCTGATCTTCATCCTTCCGGCCCTGGCGATCAGCTGGGTCGTGCCCGCCGCACAGCTCAGCCTGACCGCCGGGGTGATGCAGGCGTTCGACTCGTTCTTCGCGTACTTCCACGTCGGCTGGCTGACGCCGGTGATCGCGGTGGCGCTGATCGCCGCCTCGCTGGGCGGCATGCTCACCTGGCTGGCCGGGCCGTCCAAGGGGCTGCTGCTGATCTCCCGGCAGGAGGGCTACCTGCCGCCGTTCCTGCAGCGGCTGAACAAGAACGGCGTCCAGCAGAACATCCTGGTCACCCAGGGCGTCGTCACCACCGTCATCGCCCTGGCGTACGCGCTGATCCCGGACGTCTCCAGCGCGTACTGGATCTTCTCGGTGATCACCACCCAGGTGTACCTGATCGTCTACCTGCTGATGTTCGCCGCCGCGATCCGGCTGAGGCGGACCCAGCCGGACCATCCGCGCGGCTATCGGGCCCCGGCGCTGACCGTGCTCAGCAGCGTCGGGCTGCTGGCCTCGGCCGCCGCCATGGCGATCGGCTTCGTCCCCTCCTCGCAGTTCGGCGGCGGCAGCGCCTGGCGCTACGTGGCCATCGTCGGCGGCGGGCTGGTCGTCCTCGGGCTGGTCATCCCCTACCTGTTCCTGAGGCTGCGCAAGCCCGAGTGGAAGCTGGACCGGGACGCCGCGCCGGAGGTGGCCCGATGA
- a CDS encoding dipeptidase, with product MTAHDELRSRIAALMPRARADLAELVAIPSVADPRQYPPERCREAAEWLVAAFTEAGLLDVRLEPTPDGSHAVIGHRPPPPGAPTVLLYCHYDVQPPLDDAAWTSPPFELTERDGRWYGRGAADCKGNIVMHLTALRALGDDIPVGIVLAAEGSEEQGTGGMEEFVPPHADELRADVLLVCDTGNAAVGVPTATTSLRGMANLVVGVDSLHGNVHSGMFGGAAPDALAALIRMLDSLRDPDGGTRIDGLDCTGTWDGVGYDEQQFRADAGVLDGVGLTGSGTVADRLWARPAVTVLGIDCPPVVGSAAAVPGSARARVSLRVPPGMDPVAARDALAAHLRAAAPWGVRVSVENESTGSPFRADTGGPAYATLDAAMKEVYGRPMSVMGQGGSIPLCNVFARTFPEAEIVLMGVEEPRCLIHAPDESVDPAEIEHMAHVEALFLSRYARGTGSAVGG from the coding sequence ATGACCGCACACGACGAGCTGCGCAGCCGGATCGCGGCGCTGATGCCCCGGGCCAGGGCCGACCTGGCCGAGCTGGTGGCGATCCCCTCGGTCGCCGACCCGCGCCAGTACCCGCCGGAGCGCTGCCGCGAGGCCGCCGAGTGGCTGGTGGCCGCGTTCACCGAGGCCGGCCTGCTGGACGTCCGGCTGGAGCCGACCCCGGACGGCAGCCACGCCGTCATCGGGCACCGGCCGCCGCCGCCCGGCGCGCCGACGGTGCTGCTGTACTGCCACTACGACGTGCAGCCGCCGCTGGACGACGCGGCCTGGACCTCCCCGCCGTTCGAGCTGACCGAGCGCGACGGCCGCTGGTACGGGCGCGGCGCCGCCGACTGCAAGGGCAACATCGTGATGCACCTGACCGCGCTGCGGGCGCTCGGCGACGACATCCCGGTGGGCATCGTGCTGGCCGCCGAGGGCTCCGAGGAGCAGGGCACCGGCGGCATGGAGGAGTTCGTGCCGCCGCACGCCGACGAGCTGCGCGCGGACGTGCTGCTGGTCTGCGACACCGGCAACGCGGCGGTGGGCGTGCCGACTGCCACCACCAGTCTGCGCGGGATGGCCAACCTGGTGGTGGGCGTGGACAGCCTGCACGGCAACGTCCACTCGGGGATGTTCGGCGGCGCGGCCCCGGACGCCCTGGCGGCGCTGATCCGGATGCTGGACTCGCTGCGCGACCCGGACGGCGGCACCCGGATCGACGGCCTGGACTGCACGGGCACCTGGGACGGCGTCGGCTACGACGAGCAACAGTTCCGCGCCGACGCCGGGGTCCTGGACGGGGTCGGGCTGACCGGCTCCGGTACCGTCGCCGACCGGCTGTGGGCCCGCCCGGCGGTGACCGTGCTGGGCATCGACTGCCCGCCGGTGGTCGGCTCGGCCGCCGCCGTCCCCGGCAGCGCCCGGGCGCGGGTGAGCCTGCGGGTGCCGCCGGGCATGGACCCGGTCGCCGCCCGGGACGCGCTCGCGGCCCACCTGCGCGCGGCGGCGCCCTGGGGGGTGCGGGTGTCCGTCGAGAACGAGTCCACCGGCTCGCCGTTCCGGGCAGACACCGGCGGCCCCGCCTACGCGACGCTGGACGCGGCCATGAAGGAGGTCTACGGGCGGCCGATGTCGGTCATGGGCCAGGGCGGCTCCATCCCGCTGTGCAACGTCTTCGCGCGGACCTTCCCGGAGGCGGAGATCGTGCTGATGGGCGTCGAGGAGCCGCGCTGCCTGATCCACGCGCCCGACGAGAGCGTGGACCCGGCCGAGATCGAGCACATGGCGCATGTCGAGGCACTGTTCCTGAGCCGGTACGCTCGCGGCACCGGCAGCGCCGTCGGCGGCTGA
- a CDS encoding cation diffusion facilitator family transporter, with amino-acid sequence MSASGGSRAVVAALGANLAIAVAKFVAFAFSGSSSMLAEGVHSLADSGNQVLLLFGGRRAKRAADTEHPFGYGRERYVSGFLVSIVLFTLGGVFALYEGYEKVSHPHPVDDWYWPVGVLLFAMAAEGMSFRTAVGEARQGKGAQSWPQYVRTAKAPELPVVLLEDFGALIGLVLALIGVGTAVLTHDGVWDGAGSLGIGTLLVLIAVVLATETKSLLLGESAGPQVVERIRAALVDGESVFRVIHMRTLHLGPEELLVAAKISVPAEATGAQIAGAINAAEARVRAAEPIARVIYLEPDLYDEAVAAAGGNPAATPGGR; translated from the coding sequence ATGAGCGCCTCCGGAGGCAGCAGGGCCGTGGTCGCGGCGCTGGGCGCCAACCTCGCCATCGCCGTGGCCAAGTTCGTCGCCTTCGCCTTCAGCGGCTCCTCCTCGATGCTGGCCGAGGGGGTGCACTCGCTGGCCGACTCCGGCAACCAGGTGCTGCTGCTGTTCGGCGGCCGCCGGGCCAAGCGGGCGGCGGACACCGAGCACCCCTTCGGCTACGGGCGCGAGCGGTACGTCTCCGGCTTCCTGGTGTCCATCGTGCTGTTCACCCTCGGCGGGGTGTTCGCGCTGTACGAGGGCTACGAGAAGGTCAGCCACCCGCACCCGGTGGACGACTGGTACTGGCCGGTCGGCGTGCTCCTGTTCGCCATGGCCGCCGAGGGCATGTCGTTCCGCACCGCCGTCGGCGAGGCCCGGCAGGGCAAAGGCGCGCAGTCCTGGCCACAGTACGTGCGCACGGCCAAGGCCCCGGAGCTGCCGGTGGTGCTGCTGGAGGACTTCGGCGCGCTGATCGGCCTGGTGCTGGCGCTGATCGGGGTCGGCACGGCGGTGCTCACCCATGACGGGGTGTGGGACGGCGCGGGCTCGCTCGGCATCGGGACGCTGCTGGTGCTGATCGCGGTGGTACTGGCCACGGAGACCAAGTCGCTGCTGCTGGGCGAGTCGGCGGGCCCGCAGGTGGTGGAGCGGATCCGGGCGGCACTGGTGGACGGCGAGTCGGTGTTCCGGGTGATCCACATGCGCACGCTGCACCTGGGCCCGGAGGAGCTGCTGGTGGCCGCGAAGATCTCGGTGCCCGCCGAGGCCACCGGCGCGCAGATCGCGGGCGCCATCAACGCGGCCGAGGCCCGGGTGCGCGCCGCCGAGCCGATCGCCCGGGTGATCTACCTGGAGCCCGACCTGTACGACGAGGCCGTCGCCGCCGCGGGCGGCAACCCGGCGGCCACCCCGGGCGGTCGCTGA
- a CDS encoding styrene monooxygenase/indole monooxygenase family protein: MAKILIVGAGQAGLQLALGLQGDGHDVTVMTDRTPDEIRGGRVLSTQCMFDTSLGHERALGLNLWDGQAPRVEGLGVSVSGPDAARVIDWVGRLDGPAQSVDQRVKMPAWLELFAERGGKVVVNGVTVSDLDLLVRGYDLTLVAAGKGELVSMFARNPERSPYTAPQRALAVSYVHGLGPRPEHDFAAVRCNLVPGVGELFVIPALTLSGPCDILFWEGVPGGPLDVFEPALAPEEHLRRTLELMRTYTPWEYQRTLGGVELTDGRATLAGRYTPVVRHAVGELPSGGTVLGVADVVVANDPITGQGSNSASKCATSYLSAIRAHGDRPFDRAFMEAAFEGYWTSTAGDVTAWTNAMLAPPPEHVLNLIGAAGQLPPVAARFANGFDNPSDFPNWFFTPEAADAYLGSLAQG; encoded by the coding sequence TTGGCCAAGATTCTGATCGTCGGCGCCGGCCAGGCCGGGCTGCAGCTCGCCCTGGGCCTGCAGGGCGACGGCCACGACGTCACGGTGATGACGGACCGGACGCCGGACGAGATCCGCGGCGGCCGGGTGCTGTCCACGCAGTGCATGTTCGACACCTCGCTCGGCCACGAGCGGGCGCTGGGGCTGAACCTGTGGGACGGTCAGGCCCCGCGGGTCGAGGGGCTGGGCGTCTCGGTCAGCGGCCCGGACGCCGCGCGGGTCATCGACTGGGTCGGCCGGCTGGACGGCCCGGCGCAGTCGGTGGACCAGCGGGTGAAGATGCCGGCCTGGCTGGAGCTGTTCGCCGAGCGCGGCGGCAAGGTCGTCGTCAACGGCGTCACCGTCTCCGATCTGGACCTGCTGGTCCGCGGCTACGACCTGACCCTGGTCGCGGCGGGCAAGGGCGAGCTGGTGTCGATGTTCGCCCGCAACCCGGAGCGCTCGCCGTACACCGCGCCGCAGCGCGCCCTCGCCGTCTCCTACGTGCACGGCCTCGGCCCGCGCCCGGAGCACGACTTCGCGGCCGTGCGCTGCAACCTGGTGCCCGGCGTCGGCGAGCTGTTCGTGATACCGGCGCTCACCCTCTCCGGCCCCTGCGACATCCTGTTCTGGGAGGGCGTGCCCGGCGGCCCGCTGGACGTCTTCGAGCCCGCGCTGGCGCCCGAGGAGCACCTGCGGCGCACCCTGGAGCTGATGCGGACGTACACCCCCTGGGAGTACCAGCGCACCCTCGGCGGGGTGGAGCTGACCGACGGCCGGGCCACCCTGGCCGGCCGCTACACCCCGGTGGTCCGTCACGCCGTGGGCGAACTGCCCAGCGGGGGAACGGTGCTGGGCGTGGCCGACGTGGTCGTCGCCAATGACCCGATCACCGGCCAGGGCTCCAACAGCGCCTCCAAGTGCGCCACCAGCTACCTCTCCGCCATCCGCGCCCACGGCGACCGGCCCTTCGACCGCGCCTTCATGGAGGCGGCCTTCGAGGGCTACTGGACCTCCACCGCCGGTGACGTCACCGCCTGGACCAACGCCATGCTGGCGCCGCCGCCCGAGCACGTGCTCAACCTGATCGGCGCGGCCGGGCAGCTGCCGCCGGTGGCCGCCCGCTTCGCCAACGGCTTCGACAACCCGTCGGACTTCCCGAACTGGTTCTTCACGCCGGAGGCCGCCGACGCCTACCTGGGCTCGCTGGCCCAGGGCTGA
- a CDS encoding ATP/GTP-binding protein: protein MDSVISPDTARPGAGPGVPSGLGTTPGGIPLTEFPVTSAKIVIAGGFGVGKTTLVASVSEITPLTTEAVMTEAGSGTDPLPDGSTKTTTTVAMDFGRLHLAPDLVLYLFGAPGQRRFWFMWDDLARGAVGAVVLTDTRRLADSFPAVDYFESSGLPFVVAVNQFDGAPQYQDADVRDALSLSPGVPLLWCDARSRQSSARTLAALVEHTLSLDDQG from the coding sequence GTGGACTCCGTGATCTCGCCTGACACCGCCCGGCCGGGAGCCGGGCCCGGGGTTCCGTCGGGCCTGGGCACCACCCCCGGCGGCATCCCGCTGACCGAGTTCCCGGTCACCTCCGCCAAGATCGTCATCGCGGGCGGCTTCGGCGTGGGCAAGACCACCCTGGTCGCGTCCGTCTCCGAGATCACCCCGCTGACCACCGAGGCGGTGATGACCGAGGCGGGCAGCGGCACCGACCCGCTCCCGGACGGCAGCACCAAGACCACGACCACGGTGGCGATGGACTTCGGCCGACTGCACCTCGCACCCGACCTGGTGCTCTACCTCTTCGGAGCCCCCGGGCAGCGCCGCTTCTGGTTCATGTGGGACGACCTGGCGCGCGGCGCGGTCGGCGCGGTCGTGCTCACCGACACCCGCAGGCTCGCCGACAGCTTCCCGGCCGTGGACTACTTCGAGAGCAGCGGCCTGCCGTTCGTGGTCGCCGTCAACCAGTTCGACGGCGCGCCGCAGTACCAGGACGCCGACGTCCGGGACGCGCTGAGCCTCTCGCCGGGGGTGCCGCTGCTGTGGTGCGACGCCCGCTCCCGGCAGTCCTCGGCCCGCACCCTGGCCGCGCTGGTGGAGCACACCCTCTCACTGGACGACCAGGGCTGA
- a CDS encoding DUF742 domain-containing protein has protein sequence MPQTPAGAAAGHQANGLPRRSARVRPYALTGGRTRFGQVLLVETLVSAVYQPGGFPPAMPELERICELCQGQMRSIAEVSALLRLPLGVVRVWVSDLVDAGRIRVHGGSVAVRSGGGSAVAAPARPNRMVLERILGGLRDLA, from the coding sequence GGACACCAGGCGAACGGGCTGCCCCGCCGTTCGGCGCGGGTCCGCCCCTACGCCCTGACCGGCGGACGCACCCGCTTCGGCCAGGTGCTGCTGGTGGAGACGCTGGTCTCGGCGGTCTACCAGCCCGGCGGCTTCCCCCCGGCCATGCCCGAGCTGGAGCGGATCTGCGAGCTGTGCCAGGGCCAGATGCGTTCGATCGCCGAGGTGTCGGCCCTGCTGCGGCTGCCGCTCGGCGTGGTCCGGGTGTGGGTGAGCGATCTGGTGGACGCGGGCCGCATCCGCGTGCACGGCGGATCCGTCGCCGTGCGCTCCGGCGGCGGCTCGGCCGTCGCCGCACCCGCACGACCGAACCGCATGGTTCTGGAGAGGATCCTCGGTGGACTCCGTGATCTCGCCTGA